One Glutamicibacter mishrai genomic window carries:
- a CDS encoding phosphotransferase, which yields MMVDDLAKYLTTKQAAQVRVWLGNVEVIRDLSWNLTDTIVLRLRSDQRDIILKTGGAGNHHISRELQAHRRYTGTLKSLGLAAGMLFHDEKLRLMVLEYLPGTLCVGTCHEYSPDIYHQAGAALKVFHQQTQHFDHHYESRLTEKFRHLLSLQHRISRNHCQQMERILGAYLPKGVVLVPTHGDWQPRNWLVEEGRLRVIDFGRFDFRPPASDFARLASQQFKELPALESAFLEGYGEDPRQEPAWSIMLLREAVGTAIWAYEVGDDEFEAQGHQMIHEALARFE from the coding sequence ATGATGGTCGATGATCTTGCAAAGTATCTAACCACTAAACAAGCAGCACAGGTTCGTGTCTGGTTGGGAAATGTTGAGGTTATTCGTGACCTTTCGTGGAATCTCACCGACACAATAGTTCTTCGTCTGCGGTCGGATCAGCGCGATATCATCCTCAAAACCGGGGGAGCAGGAAACCATCATATTTCTCGTGAGCTTCAGGCACACCGACGATACACCGGTACGTTGAAATCTCTTGGCCTCGCTGCGGGAATGTTGTTCCACGACGAAAAACTGCGTTTGATGGTGCTGGAGTATTTACCGGGCACACTATGCGTGGGTACATGCCATGAATATAGTCCCGACATCTACCATCAAGCAGGGGCCGCGCTGAAGGTCTTCCATCAACAAACTCAGCACTTCGACCATCACTACGAGTCGCGCTTGACCGAAAAATTCCGTCACCTATTGTCGTTGCAACATCGAATTAGCCGGAATCATTGCCAGCAGATGGAACGCATATTAGGTGCTTACCTTCCGAAAGGCGTTGTCCTTGTGCCAACCCACGGGGATTGGCAACCACGAAACTGGCTAGTCGAAGAAGGGCGCCTGCGCGTTATCGATTTTGGAAGGTTCGATTTCCGTCCGCCAGCCAGCGACTTCGCACGACTGGCCAGCCAACAGTTCAAAGAACTCCCAGCGCTGGAATCAGCATTCCTGGAAGGCTACGGCGAAGATCCTCGGCAGGAACCGGCATGGTCGATCATGTTATTGCGGGAAGCGGTCGGCACAGCGATCTGGGCATACGAAGTGGGCGACGATGAGTTTGAGGCGCAAGGGCACCAGATGATTCACGAGGCGCTGGCGAGGTTCGAATAA
- a CDS encoding GNAT family N-acetyltransferase: MKELHTQRLILRAWEPEDAVFLLDLESRSETVQYLGPDPMPMTTFEQAAASIVRRRAVREDGQGIWAITLRNGGELVGNLLCKPMSEQMQRLIGMGLADQPREIGWHLHPDAKGQGYATEAARAVIDYANQRNVTTEILAIVDPRNTPSLQLCERLGLQRIGSTTGYVSPEHVVFLVPSANDDGQRVRDDGR; the protein is encoded by the coding sequence GTGAAAGAACTTCACACTCAGCGATTGATCTTGCGCGCTTGGGAACCAGAAGATGCCGTGTTCTTGCTTGACCTGGAATCGCGCAGCGAAACCGTGCAATATTTGGGACCGGATCCAATGCCCATGACGACCTTTGAACAAGCAGCAGCCTCTATTGTTCGACGTCGCGCTGTTCGTGAAGATGGGCAAGGTATTTGGGCCATAACCCTGCGCAACGGCGGTGAGCTCGTCGGTAACCTGCTATGCAAGCCGATGAGCGAACAAATGCAGCGGTTGATCGGCATGGGCCTGGCGGATCAGCCCCGGGAAATTGGCTGGCATTTGCACCCTGATGCCAAGGGACAAGGCTACGCCACGGAAGCCGCCCGCGCCGTGATTGACTATGCCAATCAACGGAACGTGACTACAGAAATTCTCGCCATTGTCGACCCGCGCAATACCCCGTCGCTACAGCTGTGCGAACGATTGGGACTGCAGCGAATCGGCTCGACCACCGGCTACGTCAGCCCTGAACACGTGGTCTTTCTAGTGCCATCGGCCAATGATGATGGGCAAAGGGTCCGTGATGATGGTCGATGA
- a CDS encoding class I SAM-dependent methyltransferase, producing MDCVSDGYAKYMEPREPADSTARRYSSLAEAYIELFGRVEQAEAEDLELITQWSQEQRGPVLDAGCGPGHWTHVISGPGRPATGVDMVPQFLEHAKSSYPDCTFLQADITSLPFPDDSFSGVLAWYSIIHTPPEDLPSILNSLTRVLKPGGDLLVGFFAAEKIQPFDHKVAPAWYWPVAELSELMANAGFTIIDHATRDRAGARRHGQIIARLEC from the coding sequence GTGGACTGTGTATCGGACGGCTACGCTAAATACATGGAACCGAGAGAACCAGCAGATTCCACAGCCAGGCGTTATTCCTCTCTAGCCGAAGCATATATCGAGCTTTTCGGACGCGTCGAGCAAGCTGAGGCAGAAGATCTGGAACTGATCACCCAGTGGTCCCAGGAACAAAGAGGACCGGTTCTGGATGCAGGGTGCGGCCCCGGACACTGGACCCACGTGATTTCCGGGCCTGGTCGTCCTGCCACCGGCGTGGACATGGTGCCCCAATTCCTGGAACACGCCAAGTCCAGCTACCCAGATTGCACTTTCCTGCAGGCAGACATAACCTCCTTGCCCTTCCCGGATGATAGTTTTTCCGGGGTCTTGGCGTGGTATTCGATCATCCACACGCCGCCAGAAGACCTGCCGTCAATTCTGAATTCGCTGACGAGGGTCCTGAAACCAGGCGGAGACTTATTGGTGGGCTTTTTCGCAGCCGAGAAGATCCAGCCCTTCGACCACAAGGTGGCTCCAGCGTGGTACTGGCCTGTCGCTGAATTGTCTGAGCTTATGGCCAATGCCGGTTTCACCATCATTGATCACGCAACACGGGATCGCGCTGGAGCCCGTCGCCACGGGCAGATCATAGCCCGGCTCGAATGCTGA
- the acnA gene encoding aconitate hydratase AcnA, with the protein MSNVDSFGAKGVLDVNGTEYEIYRLNTVEGSESLPYSLKVLLENLLRTEDGANVTKSHINALGQWDASAQPNTEIQFTPGRVLMQDFTGVPCVVDLATMREAVKDLGGDPTRVNPLAPAEMVIDHSVQIDTFGFKGAVERNMEIEYQRNGERYQFLRWGQTAFDDFKVVPPGTGIVHQVNIEFLARTIMTREVNGVLRAYPDSCVGTDSHTTMVNGLGVLGWGVGGIEAEAAMLGQPVSMLIPRVVGFKLAGSIPAGATATDVVLTITEMLRKHGVVGKFVEFYGEGVAQVPLANRATIGNMSPEFGSTAAMFPIDDVTLDYLRLTGRSDENVALVEAYAKEQGMWHDPSREIRFSEFIELDLSTVVPSIAGPKRPQDRIELSSSKEQFRKDLHNYVSDAEDTQGIGRPSTAVEVTKEDGTKFTLDHGLVSIASITSCTNTSNPSVMLAAAVLARNAAEKGLSSKPWVKTSVAPGSKVVTEYYEKSGLMPYLEKLGFFVVGYGCATCIGNSGPLDAEISEAINANDLAATAVLTGNRNFEGRINPDVKMNYLASPPLVIAYALAGTMDFDFETDALGQDSEGNDVFLKDIWPSPVEVQQIMDSSIDKAMFAKGYEGVFDGDERWKALDTPEGSTFAWDENSTYARKAPYFEGMTAEPQPVEDINGARVLLKLGDSVTTDHISPAGSFKSETPAGRYLIENGVDRKDFNSYGSRRGNHEVMIRGTFANIRIKNQLLDGVEGGFTRDFTQEGAPQAYVYDAAENYKAAGTPLVVLGGKEYGSGSSRDWAAKGTALLGVKAVITESFERIHRSNLIGMGVLPLQFPEGESADSLGLTGTETFAVAGVTELNNGTTPKTLKVTATAEDGKVTEFDAVLRIDTPGEADYYRNGGILQYVLRQIAAAN; encoded by the coding sequence GTGAGCAATGTGGACAGCTTCGGTGCCAAGGGCGTACTTGACGTCAATGGAACCGAATACGAAATTTACCGACTGAATACGGTCGAAGGCTCGGAAAGCCTTCCCTACAGCCTTAAGGTTCTGCTTGAGAACCTGCTTCGTACCGAAGATGGCGCGAACGTAACCAAATCACACATCAACGCACTGGGTCAGTGGGATGCTTCGGCTCAGCCGAACACCGAAATCCAGTTCACCCCAGGTCGAGTCCTCATGCAGGACTTCACCGGTGTTCCATGTGTTGTTGACTTGGCAACCATGCGCGAGGCAGTCAAGGACCTCGGCGGCGACCCAACCCGTGTGAACCCACTGGCACCTGCCGAAATGGTCATCGACCACTCCGTGCAGATCGATACCTTCGGTTTCAAGGGCGCAGTCGAGCGCAACATGGAAATCGAATACCAGCGCAATGGCGAGCGTTACCAGTTCCTGCGCTGGGGCCAGACCGCGTTTGACGACTTCAAGGTCGTCCCACCGGGAACCGGCATCGTGCACCAGGTCAACATCGAGTTCCTGGCTCGCACCATCATGACCCGCGAGGTCAACGGCGTACTGCGCGCTTACCCAGATAGCTGCGTAGGCACCGACTCCCACACCACCATGGTCAACGGCCTGGGCGTGCTGGGCTGGGGCGTTGGCGGCATCGAAGCCGAAGCAGCGATGCTCGGCCAGCCTGTCTCCATGCTGATCCCACGCGTTGTCGGCTTCAAGCTTGCTGGCTCGATCCCAGCTGGCGCCACCGCAACCGACGTGGTTCTGACCATCACCGAAATGCTGCGCAAGCACGGTGTAGTCGGCAAGTTCGTTGAGTTCTACGGCGAAGGTGTCGCCCAGGTGCCGCTGGCAAACCGCGCCACCATCGGCAACATGTCCCCAGAATTCGGCTCCACCGCCGCAATGTTCCCAATCGACGATGTCACCCTCGATTACCTGCGCCTGACCGGACGCAGCGACGAGAACGTGGCACTGGTCGAGGCTTACGCCAAGGAACAGGGCATGTGGCACGATCCAAGCCGCGAAATCCGCTTCTCGGAATTCATCGAACTGGATCTGTCCACCGTTGTTCCATCGATCGCTGGCCCGAAGCGTCCACAGGACCGCATCGAGCTCTCGTCCTCGAAGGAACAGTTCCGCAAGGACCTGCACAACTACGTGTCGGACGCAGAGGACACCCAGGGCATCGGCCGTCCATCGACCGCTGTCGAGGTCACCAAGGAAGATGGCACCAAGTTCACCTTGGACCACGGCCTGGTTTCGATCGCCTCGATCACCTCGTGCACCAACACCTCCAACCCTTCGGTCATGCTGGCCGCAGCCGTTCTGGCTCGCAACGCTGCCGAAAAGGGCCTTTCCTCCAAGCCATGGGTTAAGACTTCGGTCGCACCAGGCTCGAAGGTCGTTACCGAGTACTACGAGAAGTCCGGCCTGATGCCATACCTGGAGAAGCTCGGCTTCTTCGTTGTCGGCTACGGTTGCGCAACTTGCATCGGTAACTCCGGTCCACTGGATGCTGAGATCTCCGAGGCTATCAACGCCAACGACCTCGCAGCTACCGCAGTGCTGACCGGTAACCGTAACTTCGAAGGCCGTATCAACCCAGACGTCAAGATGAACTACCTGGCTTCCCCGCCACTGGTTATCGCTTACGCATTGGCTGGCACCATGGACTTCGACTTCGAGACCGACGCACTGGGCCAGGACTCCGAGGGCAACGATGTCTTCCTGAAGGACATCTGGCCATCGCCAGTTGAGGTTCAGCAGATCATGGACTCGTCGATTGACAAGGCCATGTTCGCCAAGGGCTACGAAGGCGTCTTCGACGGCGACGAGCGCTGGAAGGCACTGGACACCCCTGAGGGTTCGACCTTCGCTTGGGACGAGAACTCGACCTACGCACGCAAGGCTCCTTACTTCGAGGGCATGACCGCAGAGCCACAGCCTGTTGAGGACATCAACGGCGCTCGCGTTCTGCTCAAGCTCGGCGACTCGGTCACCACCGACCACATCTCGCCTGCAGGTTCGTTCAAGTCGGAAACCCCGGCCGGCCGCTACCTGATCGAGAATGGCGTGGATCGCAAGGACTTCAACTCCTACGGCTCGCGCCGTGGTAACCACGAAGTCATGATCCGCGGTACCTTCGCTAACATCCGCATCAAGAACCAGCTCCTGGACGGCGTTGAGGGTGGCTTCACCCGCGACTTCACCCAGGAAGGTGCTCCGCAGGCATACGTTTACGATGCTGCAGAGAACTATAAGGCTGCCGGCACCCCGCTGGTCGTTCTTGGTGGTAAGGAATACGGTTCGGGCTCCTCGCGTGACTGGGCTGCTAAGGGCACCGCACTGCTGGGCGTCAAGGCTGTCATCACCGAGTCCTTCGAGCGTATCCACCGCTCGAACCTGATCGGCATGGGCGTTCTTCCACTGCAGTTCCCAGAGGGCGAGTCCGCTGATTCGCTGGGTCTGACCGGTACCGAGACCTTCGCAGTCGCCGGCGTGACCGAGCTGAACAACGGCACCACCCCGAAGACCCTGAAGGTTACCGCAACCGCTGAAGACGGCAAGGTCACCGAGTTCGATGCAGTTCTGCGCATCGACACCCCAGGTGAAGCTGACTACTACCGTAACGGTGGCATCCTGCAGTACGTACTGCGCCAGATCGCTGCTGCTAACTAG
- a CDS encoding class I SAM-dependent RNA methyltransferase, which produces MTESPVLQVRLGNIAHGGHTVARHEGRVIFVRHGIPGELVSVRLTDSAPDAKFWRADVVEVHEASEHRVPHFWDAADALKHQDPVGGAEFGHISLDYQRELKAQVAAEQFTRLGGLKAEDYNFPSVQAAPGSTDGLGWRTRMSYSVDGAGRLAMSGFRSNELTSIDSMPLAHPAIESSGIYAVDYSGIDRVEVAVSSADDRTILVLLSETKPGAAAKVAKQFPEGVNVASFSQQGGSAADGKGSLQVVAGNSWLSEKVMGEKYRITGEGFWQVHRAAANLLSERVVELLEPARGEQIADLYAGAGLFSLPLAKAVGQQGRIFSIEGAPGTHADAKKNLKAFGQATVIRGRVERVLRQVARDANLDAVVLDPPRAGIDKQVAAELGSSGVSRICYVSCDPASFARDIARLTARGYELEHVEIHDLYPHTHHMESIGLFVRR; this is translated from the coding sequence ATGACTGAATCACCTGTGCTCCAAGTTCGTTTGGGCAATATTGCCCACGGTGGGCATACTGTTGCCCGCCACGAAGGACGGGTGATTTTTGTGCGTCACGGCATTCCCGGCGAACTCGTATCCGTCCGGCTCACCGATTCGGCGCCTGATGCCAAATTCTGGCGCGCCGATGTCGTGGAGGTCCATGAAGCCAGCGAGCATCGTGTACCGCACTTCTGGGATGCCGCCGATGCGCTCAAGCACCAGGATCCTGTAGGCGGAGCGGAGTTCGGCCATATTTCCCTCGACTATCAGCGTGAATTGAAAGCCCAGGTCGCTGCCGAGCAGTTCACCCGGCTAGGCGGTTTGAAGGCCGAGGACTACAACTTCCCATCAGTGCAGGCGGCTCCCGGATCGACGGACGGCCTTGGCTGGCGTACCCGTATGTCCTATTCGGTGGACGGCGCAGGACGCCTGGCCATGAGCGGATTCCGCAGCAACGAGCTGACGAGCATCGATTCGATGCCGTTGGCCCACCCTGCCATTGAAAGCAGCGGCATCTATGCGGTGGACTATTCCGGCATCGACCGCGTAGAAGTTGCGGTGTCCAGCGCGGATGATCGAACCATTTTGGTTTTGCTCTCCGAGACCAAGCCAGGTGCTGCCGCTAAAGTGGCCAAGCAGTTCCCCGAAGGCGTGAATGTTGCATCATTTAGCCAGCAGGGCGGTTCTGCAGCGGATGGCAAGGGCTCATTGCAGGTCGTGGCCGGCAATTCTTGGCTGAGCGAAAAGGTCATGGGGGAGAAGTACCGGATCACCGGTGAAGGGTTCTGGCAGGTGCACCGCGCCGCGGCGAACCTGCTCAGCGAACGAGTTGTCGAACTGCTTGAGCCGGCACGTGGTGAGCAAATCGCCGACTTGTACGCCGGAGCAGGGCTGTTCTCATTGCCGCTGGCCAAAGCCGTTGGGCAGCAAGGACGGATTTTCTCCATTGAGGGCGCCCCGGGAACCCACGCTGATGCGAAGAAGAATTTGAAGGCCTTCGGACAGGCGACGGTGATTCGCGGACGCGTTGAACGCGTCTTGCGCCAGGTAGCTCGCGATGCCAACTTGGATGCGGTGGTGCTGGATCCGCCTAGGGCTGGCATCGACAAGCAAGTCGCCGCTGAACTAGGTTCAAGCGGGGTTTCGCGCATTTGTTACGTCTCCTGCGACCCGGCATCTTTCGCCCGCGATATCGCTCGATTGACTGCACGCGGCTACGAATTAGAGCACGTAGAGATTCACGATTTATACCCGCACACCCACCATATGGAGTCGATCGGGCTCTTCGTGCGCCGTTAA
- a CDS encoding APC family permease, whose translation MPALFDGLKRILVGRPFSTEQLKKKPLPPNVALPIFSSSALSSLAYAPDEILLTLAMAGIAATMLSPAVGVAVLVVLVVLVLSYRQSVVEYPSGGGDYEIVKKNLGARPGTAVAAALLVDFVLTVAVSSSSAAAYLSAIFPFLGEHKAWVAAILVALLVVGNLRGTWQGRWTLAIPVYLFVAGMLLLIAIGGVLALTGNLGLAPSAEFTIVPEAEFSTGLQGVVGALLILRAFSTGSAALTGIEVPISNVQTLAKPRAKNAGRILLVLGLLSGVLTLGTMMLARATGIKVVADPQKSFLLHGNPIPDDFVQVPVLGQLAQAVFGDYTLGLILVSVLTIAVLLLAGNQAFNSFPLLASHLATDGFLPRQLRTRGDRLGFSNGILSLGVAAIVLVLLFQGDVTLLVQLYVVGVFVSFTLSQLGMLKHWKRVLVPIADRKIRAAKQRKRMLNLVGLVLSALVLVVVLATRFVHGAWLALLGIVVLMLIMDSLQRHYQKVDAELAVDEDYAVTALPSRVHALVLVSTVRKPVLRALAFARASRPSKLEAIIVDVERAKTEKTLEDWDRMGIPVPITALASPYRDIPGALIEHIRSIKRESPRELIVVYIPEYVVGRWWEQLVHNQTALRVKNRLHYEPGVLIASVPWRLQSASRTVGGGATEEYSAHR comes from the coding sequence GTGCCTGCATTATTTGATGGTCTCAAGAGGATTTTGGTGGGGCGGCCTTTCAGCACTGAACAGCTGAAAAAGAAGCCGCTGCCGCCGAACGTTGCGTTGCCGATTTTCTCCTCCAGCGCCTTGTCGTCCTTGGCATACGCGCCAGACGAAATTCTGCTGACCCTTGCCATGGCTGGCATCGCAGCCACGATGCTCTCCCCAGCGGTGGGTGTGGCGGTGCTGGTAGTCCTCGTAGTGCTCGTGCTGTCCTACCGCCAGTCGGTGGTGGAGTATCCCTCGGGTGGCGGCGACTATGAGATCGTCAAAAAGAATCTCGGGGCACGCCCGGGTACTGCTGTTGCAGCCGCCTTGTTGGTCGACTTCGTATTGACCGTTGCGGTCTCCAGCTCCTCGGCCGCCGCATATTTGAGCGCTATTTTCCCCTTCCTAGGCGAGCACAAAGCCTGGGTTGCCGCGATCCTGGTGGCCCTTTTGGTGGTGGGAAACCTCCGTGGAACCTGGCAGGGGCGCTGGACGCTGGCCATTCCGGTGTATCTGTTCGTTGCCGGAATGCTGCTGCTGATTGCCATTGGCGGGGTGCTGGCGCTGACCGGCAACCTCGGACTGGCGCCAAGCGCTGAATTCACGATTGTCCCGGAGGCGGAATTCTCGACCGGTTTGCAAGGAGTCGTGGGTGCGCTATTGATCCTTCGCGCGTTCAGCACCGGCTCGGCGGCGTTGACTGGTATTGAGGTGCCCATTTCCAATGTCCAGACGCTGGCCAAGCCACGGGCCAAGAACGCCGGTCGGATCCTCTTGGTTCTGGGTCTGTTGTCCGGTGTGCTGACCCTCGGCACGATGATGCTGGCCCGCGCCACTGGCATCAAGGTGGTCGCCGATCCGCAGAAATCATTCTTGCTGCACGGCAACCCGATCCCCGATGACTTTGTCCAGGTTCCGGTTCTGGGGCAACTGGCGCAGGCTGTTTTCGGCGACTACACCCTGGGTCTGATCTTGGTCTCAGTGCTGACTATCGCGGTGTTGCTGCTGGCCGGCAACCAGGCCTTTAATTCCTTCCCGCTGCTCGCCAGCCACCTGGCCACCGATGGCTTCCTGCCGCGCCAGCTGCGAACCCGTGGCGATCGCCTGGGCTTCTCCAACGGCATCTTGTCCTTGGGCGTGGCGGCCATTGTCTTGGTCCTGCTGTTCCAAGGCGACGTCACATTACTTGTCCAGCTGTACGTTGTCGGTGTTTTCGTTTCCTTTACGCTTAGCCAGCTGGGCATGCTCAAGCATTGGAAACGTGTGCTGGTGCCGATCGCGGACCGAAAGATCAGGGCTGCAAAGCAGCGCAAGCGCATGTTAAACCTCGTGGGCCTGGTCCTCTCGGCACTGGTGCTGGTGGTCGTTCTGGCGACAAGGTTCGTGCATGGCGCGTGGCTGGCACTGCTGGGCATTGTCGTGCTGATGCTGATCATGGATTCTTTGCAGCGCCATTATCAAAAGGTGGATGCAGAGCTGGCCGTCGATGAAGACTACGCGGTCACCGCACTGCCCTCCCGTGTGCATGCCTTGGTTCTCGTCTCCACGGTGCGCAAGCCGGTGCTGCGCGCCTTGGCCTTTGCCCGCGCTTCGAGGCCTTCCAAGCTTGAAGCAATCATCGTGGATGTCGAGCGCGCAAAAACCGAGAAGACTCTTGAAGACTGGGATCGCATGGGGATTCCAGTGCCGATTACCGCCTTGGCCTCGCCGTACCGCGATATTCCCGGTGCGTTGATCGAACATATCCGGTCCATCAAACGCGAGTCTCCCCGCGAATTGATCGTGGTGTACATCCCCGAATACGTGGTGGGACGCTGGTGGGAGCAACTGGTGCACAACCAGACCGCGCTTCGCGTCAAGAACCGATTGCATTACGAACCAGGCGTGTTGATCGCTTCGGTGCCATGGCGACTGCAGAGCGCATCGCGCACTGTCGGCGGCGGCGCCACCGAAGAATACTCGGCACACCGCTAA
- a CDS encoding potassium channel family protein: MAHFVIMGCGRVGVSLAHTLDSAGHSVAIIDQDAHAFRRLSKDFGGLTVTGRGFDRDTLEAARIDGAYAFAAVSSGDNSNILATRVARETYNVPHVVARIYDPGRAEIYQRLGIPTVAAVRWSTDQVLRRILPDYSMRGDFREPSGRLVLTEVALNRGWYGRLVKDLEAAAGVRVAYLTRFGEGTIPQNRTRLQGGDLVHVMMRIDQLKDVEKVLASPPAPLPND; encoded by the coding sequence GTGGCACATTTTGTGATCATGGGTTGCGGGCGCGTCGGCGTTTCGCTCGCCCATACACTGGATTCAGCGGGGCATTCGGTGGCAATCATCGATCAAGACGCTCATGCGTTCCGCCGTCTAAGCAAAGACTTCGGGGGCCTCACCGTCACCGGTCGCGGATTCGACCGCGACACCTTGGAAGCAGCAAGAATTGATGGCGCCTACGCTTTCGCCGCTGTTTCCAGCGGTGATAATTCCAACATTCTGGCTACCCGCGTAGCGCGCGAAACCTACAACGTCCCCCATGTCGTGGCCCGTATCTACGATCCAGGGCGAGCCGAGATCTACCAGCGCCTGGGCATCCCGACTGTGGCCGCGGTGCGCTGGAGCACCGATCAGGTCCTGCGCCGCATCTTGCCGGATTATTCGATGCGCGGTGATTTCCGGGAGCCATCAGGCCGACTGGTGCTGACCGAAGTTGCCTTGAATCGCGGCTGGTACGGACGCTTGGTCAAGGACCTTGAAGCCGCTGCCGGCGTGCGGGTTGCCTACCTGACGCGCTTCGGAGAAGGCACCATTCCGCAGAACCGAACCCGCTTGCAGGGCGGCGACCTGGTCCATGTCATGATGCGCATTGACCAGCTCAAGGACGTTGAAAAGGTTCTTGCCAGCCCTCCTGCTCCCCTGCCGAACGACTAA
- a CDS encoding potassium channel family protein, with product MKVMIAGAGSVGSSIARELVINDHEVLLIDIQPEMAEREDLEGVRWLIGDACELAVLQQARLEDYDVVVSASGDDKVNLVVSLLAKSEFGIRRTVGRVNNPKNEWMFDDAWGVDVAVSTPRLMTALVEEAVEVGDLVRLLTLKTGEVYMVEFTVPHDSALIGRTIGRIPWPEDTTLMAVVRDKTPFPPSADDVVEGGDEIFFITTPQAEPLLRRTLRDATR from the coding sequence ATGAAAGTCATGATTGCCGGAGCCGGTTCAGTCGGTTCCTCCATCGCCCGCGAACTCGTGATCAACGACCACGAGGTCCTGCTGATCGATATCCAGCCGGAAATGGCTGAACGTGAAGATCTTGAAGGCGTTAGATGGCTGATCGGCGATGCGTGCGAGCTCGCTGTTCTGCAGCAAGCGCGCCTTGAAGACTACGATGTCGTGGTTTCTGCCAGCGGCGATGACAAGGTGAACCTCGTGGTCTCGCTCTTGGCCAAGAGCGAGTTCGGCATACGCCGCACCGTAGGCCGGGTGAACAATCCGAAGAACGAGTGGATGTTCGATGATGCTTGGGGCGTCGACGTGGCCGTTAGCACCCCGCGCCTGATGACCGCGCTGGTCGAGGAAGCGGTGGAAGTCGGCGACCTGGTGCGGCTGCTGACGTTGAAAACCGGCGAGGTGTACATGGTTGAATTCACCGTTCCCCATGACTCAGCACTGATCGGACGCACCATCGGGCGCATTCCATGGCCTGAGGACACCACCTTGATGGCCGTGGTTCGCGATAAAACGCCATTCCCGCCAAGTGCGGATGATGTAGTTGAGGGTGGCGATGAAATCTTCTTCATCACCACCCCGCAGGCTGAACCTCTATTGCGCCGGACCTTGCGAGACGCGACGCGCTAG
- a CDS encoding DUF3159 domain-containing protein, with protein sequence MEVEAMHNEDLGREDGQQPEKETKPSLASMIGANSNIAQNADGGIDLLSTVGGVRGILETVLPGFVFIMVFALSSNLTWALVASIGLGVVFMIIRLAKRSTLIQSATGLIGILICAFAARHTGNAKDYYIPGFYTSGAYLLAMLVSVIVRWPLIGLLFGFIRNEGVEWRNKADRLRRYQIATWIVIAVFALRLAVQLPMYYMDHVVALGVARALMGVPLYAAGLWFAWLISKPAQTATGDATGAATS encoded by the coding sequence ATGGAAGTAGAAGCAATGCACAATGAGGACCTCGGGCGCGAAGACGGCCAACAACCTGAGAAAGAGACCAAGCCCAGCTTGGCTTCGATGATTGGCGCGAACTCGAATATCGCCCAAAATGCAGACGGCGGAATCGATCTGCTCTCCACGGTAGGAGGAGTCCGCGGCATTCTGGAAACGGTGCTGCCCGGATTCGTCTTCATCATGGTTTTTGCCCTGAGTAGCAACCTCACTTGGGCGCTGGTTGCCTCGATCGGCCTCGGCGTAGTTTTCATGATCATCCGCTTGGCCAAGCGCTCCACGTTGATCCAGTCCGCAACCGGGCTGATCGGCATCCTGATCTGCGCGTTCGCCGCGCGTCATACCGGCAACGCGAAGGACTACTACATCCCGGGCTTCTACACCTCTGGCGCCTACCTGCTGGCGATGCTGGTTTCGGTGATCGTGCGCTGGCCACTGATCGGCCTGCTTTTCGGTTTCATCCGCAACGAAGGCGTTGAATGGCGCAACAAGGCAGATCGGCTGCGCCGGTACCAGATCGCGACGTGGATCGTCATCGCCGTTTTCGCACTCCGCCTGGCCGTGCAGCTGCCCATGTATTACATGGATCATGTGGTGGCTTTGGGAGTTGCCCGTGCGCTGATGGGCGTGCCGCTGTATGCCGCCGGCCTGTGGTTCGCCTGGCTCATTTCCAAGCCCGCTCAAACCGCTACCGGCGACGCAACGGGTGCAGCGACGAGCTAG